Proteins encoded by one window of Aspergillus puulaauensis MK2 DNA, chromosome 4, nearly complete sequence:
- a CDS encoding arsenic resistance protein (COG:P;~EggNog:ENOG410PIA4;~InterPro:IPR002657,IPR004706,IPR038770;~PFAM:PF01758;~TransMembrane:10 (i36-55o67-86i107-128o140-158i165-192o212-232i244-262o282-300i312-332o338-358i);~go_component: GO:0016020 - membrane [Evidence IEA];~go_component: GO:0016021 - integral component of membrane [Evidence IEA];~go_function: GO:0015103 - inorganic anion transmembrane transporter activity [Evidence IEA];~go_function: GO:0015297 - antiporter activity [Evidence IEA]), with the protein MSQEKHSSDPEAAVCPPENEDGPVSAFQQLGILDRFLAVWIFLAMAIGIILGNFVPNTKEALEKGKFVGVSVPIAIGLLVMMYPILCKVRYETLHRSFREKSLWIQVGFSIVVNWIVAPLFMLGLAWAFLPDERGLREGLILVGIARCIAMVLIWTGLAGGDGDYCAILVAINSILQMVLFAPLAIFFIRVIGGSDSGVTIDYSLAAKSVGVFLGIPLGAAIVTRFALRFLTSEEWYNKRFLKWLSPWSLIGLLFTILVLFASQGEQVVHQIVSVVRVAAPLIVYFSVIFLATLAVTRRFGFGYRLSCTQSFTAASNNFELAIAVAIAAFGVDSDQALAATVGPLIEVPVLLGLVYVVKWFAKRQKWAP; encoded by the exons ATGAGTCAAGAAAAACACTCCAGTGATCCAGAGGCAGCTGTCTGTCCACCGGAGAACGAAGATGGCCCAGTATCAGCTTTCCAGCAACTAGGAATTCTCGACCGTTTCCTCGCAGTCtggatcttcctcgccatggCTATTGGAATAATCCTAGGGAACTTCGTCCCGAATACTAAAGAAGcgctggagaagggaaagTTCGTCGGCGTTTCAGTGCCCATTG CAATCGGATTGCTGGTCATGATGTATCCCATTCTCTGTAAAGTCCGCTACGAAACGCTGCACCGGTCGTTCCGCGAGAAGAGCCTTTGGATTCAGGTTGGTTTCAGTATTGTTGTCAACTGGATCGTTGCTCCTTTGTTCATG CTTGGCCTGGCGTGGGCTTTTCTTCCAGACGAGAGAGGTCTTAGGGAAGGCTTGATTTTGGTCGGAATCGCACGATGCATTGCAATG GTCCTAATCTGGACCGGCCTGGCAGGTGGCGACGGCGACTACTGCGCGATCCTCGTCGCAATTAACTCCATCCTCCAAATGGTTCTATTCGCACCactcgccatcttcttcatccgcgTCATCGGTGGCTCGGACTCGGGCGTCACTATCGACTATTCCCTGGCAGCGAAGAGCGTCGGTGTCTTCCTCGGTATACCATTGGGAGCAGCTATTGTCACTCGTTTCGCACTGCGGTTCCTGACAAGCGAAGAGTGGTACAATAAGCGTTTCCTGAAATGGTTAAGTCCTTGGTCGCTCATCGGGCTGCTATTCACTATTCTGGTGCTTTTCGCGTCGCAAGGTGAGCAGGTCGTGCATCAGATTGTCTCTGTGGTCCGAGTTGCTGCCCCGCTGATCGTATATTTTTCTGTCATCTTCCTGGCAACCCTTGCGGTAACTCGCCGGTTTGGGTTTGGATATAGACTGTCTTGTACTCAGAGCTTTACAGCGGCGAGTAACAATTTCGAGCTGGCAATTGCGGTGGCGATCGCAGCGTTCGGCGTGGATAGTGACCAAGCGTTAGCTGCAACAGTTGGTCCACTAATTGAGGTCCCCGtgctgctgggtttggtgtATGTGGTGAAATGGTTCGCCAAAAGACAGAAATGGGCGCCGTAA
- a CDS encoding beta-glucosidase (CAZy:GH3;~COG:G;~EggNog:ENOG410PG84;~InterPro:IPR017853,IPR019800,IPR036962,IPR002772, IPR036881,IPR026891,IPR013783,IPR001764;~PFAM:PF14310,PF00933,PF01915;~go_function: GO:0004553 - hydrolase activity, hydrolyzing O-glycosyl compounds [Evidence IEA];~go_process: GO:0005975 - carbohydrate metabolic process [Evidence IEA]) — protein MLAWAGIHTYNLLASFLPVPFIPSQLPAFSQSLLGTFEPFGQLTASMKLSWLEAAALTAASVASAQDDLAFSPPYYPSPWANGQGEWAESYNRAVEIVSQMTLAEKVNITTGTGWQLDKCVGQTGSVPRLGLGSICLQDSPLGIRFSDSNSAFPAGVNVAATWDRQLAYLRGEAMGQEFSDKGIDVQLGPAAGPLGRHPDGGRNWEGFSPDPVLSGVLFADTIKGIQDAGVVATAKHYLVNEEEHFRQVAEAIGYGYNITETLSENLDDKTLHELYAWPFADAVRAGVGAVMCSYQQANNSYGCQNSHLINKVLKAELGYQGFVMSDWSATHSGVGAALAGMDMTMPGDIAFNDGYSYFGPNLTIGVLNGTIPQWRVDDMAVRVLTAYYKVGRDRLYQPPNFSSWTRDEKGFEHFAVSAGSYETINEFVNVQRDHADIIRRVAAEGVVLLKNHGSLPLTGKERNVALLGEDAGSNPDGANGCDDRGCNQGTLAMGWGSGTANFPYLITPEQAIQQEVINGRGNVFAVTNNWAIDKIEKTAAESTVSLVFVNADAGEGFISVDGNEGDRKNLTLWGNGENVIDAAANNCNNTIVVIHSVGPVLVDKFYEHPNITAILWAGLPGQESGNSLADVLYGRVNPSGKTPFTWGKTREAYGPPLLTEANNGNGAPQTDHTEGVFIDYRHFDKTNQTPIYEFGHGLSYTTFSYSNLTIQKLNALNYTPTTGQTKAAPTFGKIGTAADYVFPDSIKRIRQFIYPYINSTDLKASSADPNYGWDHAEYIPEGARDGSPQTLLPSGGAPGGNPRLWDDLFRVSATIKNTGSVPGKEVPQLYVSLGGPNEPKVVLRGFDKLEIRPGEERVFTTTLTRRDLSNWDSGKDNWVITPYPKRVFVGSSSRKLTLSASLPKVQ, from the exons ATGTTGGCGTGGGCTGGAATTCACACTTATAATCTCCTTGCCTCCTTCCTACCCGTGCCTTTTATTCcctcccagctcccagctTTCTCTCAATCACTTCTGGGTACCTTTGAGCCATTTGGTCAGCTCACCGCAAGTATGAAGCTCAGTTGGTTGGAGGCAGCTGCTTTGACAGCTGCTTCTGTAGCTAGTGCTCAG GATGACCTCGCTTTCTCCCCGCCGTACTATCCGTCTCCTTGGGCCAATGGCCAAGGTGAATGGGCCGAATCGTACAATCGCGCCGTTGAGATTGTCTCTCAGATGACATTGGCGGAGAAAGTCAACATTACAACTGGTACAGG ATGGCAGCTGGACAAGTGCGTTGGACAAACAGGAAGCGTTCCTAG ACTCGGGCTAGGGTCAATCTGTTTACAAGACAGCCCTCTGGGCATCCGTTTCT CGGACTCAAATTCGGCGTTCCCTGCAGGCGTCAACGTTGCCGCGACATGGGATCGGCAACTCGCCTACCTCCGTGGGGAGGCAATGGGGCAAGAATTTAGCGACAAGGGTATCGACGTGCAACTGGGCCCGGCAGCCGGGCCTCTCGGCAGGCACCCCGACGGTGGTCGTAACTGGGAAGGTTTCTCTCCTGACCCTGTTCTCTCTGGTGTATTATTCGCGGATACCATCAAAGGTATCCAGGATGCCGGTGTGGTCGCAACCGCGAAGCACTACCTCGTcaacgaggaagagcatTTCCGACAGGTCGCCGAGGCTATTGGCTATGGCTACAACATCACCGAGACTTTGAGTGAGAACCTGGATGATAAGACCCTACACGAACTCTATGCTTGGCCCTTCGCCGATGCCGTGCGTGCTGGCGTGGGTGCTGTCATGTGCTCCTACCAACAGGCCAACAACAGCTACGGCTGCCAAAACAGCCACCTTATCAACAAGGTGCTGAAGGCTGAATTGGGATACCAGGGGTTCGTTATGAGTGACTGGTCTGCGACGCACAGCGGTGTCGGCGCCGCTCTGGCTGGAATGGACATGACAATGCCCGGAGACATTGCCTTCAACGACGGCTACTCGTACTTTGGGCCCAACCTTACGATCGGTGTTCTCAATGGCACCATTCCCCAGTGGCGTGTTGACGACATGGCTGTTCGCGTCCTGACTGCCTACTACAAGGTTGGCCGTGATCGGCTCTACCAGCCCCCGAACTTCAGTTCCTGGACGAGAGACGAGAAGGGGTTTGAGCACTTTGCTGTCTCGGCAGGCTCATACGAAACTATCAACGAATTCGTTAACGTCCAGCGTGATCACGCTGATATCATCCGTCGCGTGGCAGCAGAGGGTGTCGTGCTCCTGAAAAACCATGGCTCACTACCGCTGACCGGCAAGGAGCGCAATGTAGCTCTCCTTGGTGAAGATGCGGGCTCGAACCCTGACGGTGCTAACGGCTGCGATGATCGTGGATGCAACCAAGGGACGCTTGCCATGGGCTGGGGTAGTGGGACTGCAAACTTCCCGTACCTAATTACTCCCGAGCAGGCGATCCAGCAGGAAGTGATCAATGGCCGCGGCAATGTGTTCGCGGTGACCAATAACTGGGCTATCGACAAGATTGAAAAGACTGCTGCTGAGTCTAC CGTGTCTCTTGTGTTTGTCAACGCCGATGCCGGAGAAGGATTCATCAGCGTGGATGGAAATGAGGGCGACCGCAAGAACCTCACTTTGTGGGGAAATGGCGAGAATGTGATCGATGCAGCTGCAAACAACTGCAACAACACCATTGTCGTCATTCACTCCGTCGGTCCCGTTCTGGTGGACAAGTTCTACGAACACCCCAACATCACCGCCATCCTCTGGGCCGGTCTTCCGGGCCAGGAATCTGGAAACTCCCTTGCTGATGTGCTCTACGGTCGCGTCAACCCCAGTGGAAAGACTCCATTCACATGGGGCAAGACTCGGGAGGCGTATGGTCCGCCCCTACTGACTGAGGCCAACAACGGCAACGGCGCTCCGCAAACCGACCACACCGAAGGCGTTTTCATCGACTACCGCCACTTCGACAAGACCAACCAGACCCCGATTTACGAATTTGGTCACGGTCTGAGTTACACCACATTCAGTTACTCCAACCTGACCATTCAAAAGCTGAATGCTCTTAACTACACCCCCACAACCGGCCAGACCAAGGCCGCACCCACATTCGGCAAGATCGGTACGGCTGCGGACTACGTCTTCCCCGACAGCATCAAGCGGATCAGACAGTTCATTTACCCCTACATCAACTCTACCGATCTCAAGGCGTCCTCAGCAGACCCCAACTACGGATGGGATCACGCTGAGTACATCCCAGAGGGTGCTCGGGACGGCTCCCCACAAACGCTTCTTCCATCCGGCGGAGCTCCTGGTGGAAACCCACGGCTCTGGGATGACCTCTTCCGGGTCTCGGCCACAATCAAAAACACAGGGTCCGTACCCGGCAAGGAGGTTCCTCAACTG TATGTCTCCCTTGGTGGACCCAACGAGCCAAAGGTTGTCCTGCGCGGCTTCGACAAACTTGAAATTCGGCCCGGCGAGGAGCGCGTGTTCACAACTACGTTGACACGCCGCGACCTGTCCAACTGGGACTCCGGGAAGGACAACTGGGTCATCACACCGTACCCTAAGCGGGTGTTTGTTGGAAGCTCGTCTCGCAAGCTCACCCTTAGCGCATCCCTACCTAAGGTTCAGTAA
- a CDS encoding uncharacterized protein (COG:G;~EggNog:ENOG410PK97;~InterPro:IPR020846,IPR011701,IPR036259;~PFAM:PF07690;~TransMembrane:12 (i68-91o111-129i141-160o166-186i198-220o226-246i319-344o356-377i397-417o429-453i465-487o493-511i);~go_function: GO:0022857 - transmembrane transporter activity [Evidence IEA];~go_process: GO:0055085 - transmembrane transport [Evidence IEA]), translating into MSGFRHAFSLSQREVRDAVPPGTVSLSIHSHQILHGNNTKHDGELILHPQPSSDPCDPLNWATWRKTVVLVCMSVYAFVGNFSSASISSAFPVYATPLAFNPPVPMGRLSHLVAVNVLMMGAANIWWVPLANTFGRRPITLLNLLILVFCSMWAGLATSFESLLAARFFMGVGVGPADTIAPNVIGEIYFTHQRGKAMGFYTVFLCVGSLVGGISGGYIASHGLEWLHWVNVIICAILFVVCLIFVPETLYKRDEPSPVINDEKLKEGAETSQIEEITNPSQHQYHDFTFLRSLKLYTYHGNLLKNFAAPWLTLRLPGVWLVMLWYAGLVGGVVTLSTVGPTIVAYPPYNWGKNAGLINVGGVIGSFLGAVVTGMLADRAIVTKKTLKDGELTEPEARLVVALPGLILATTGLWTFGFCAENGSPSMWIGMQFGIGMLAFGLMQAPSVGFNYVIDSYRNLSADCFVAITCMRAVVSFAWTFFVGTWVEKAGPAVPFGVFGGMMGFFTLLLIPQWLWGKRTRIATAKWVA; encoded by the exons ATGTCTGGCTTTCGACACGCCTTTTCTCTATCCCAGCGGGAGGTGCGCGATGCAGTTCCTCCCGGGACCGTCTCTTTATCGA TCCACTCCCACCAAATCCTGCACGGCAACAACACAAAACACGACGGCGAACTGatcctccacccccagcccTCCTCAGACCCCTGCGACCCGCTCAACTGGGCGACCTGGCGCAAAACCGTCGTGCTAGTATGTATGTCCGTCTACGCATTCGTAGGAAACTTCTCGTCGGCGTCTATCTCCAGTGCGTTTCCGGTCTATGCGACTCCTCTGGCGTTTAACCCGCCTGTTCCGATGGGGAGGCTGAGCCATCTTGTTGCG GTAAACGTGCTGATGATGGGCGCGGCGAATATCTGGTGGGTGCCGCTCGCGAACACCTTTGGACGGAGACCGATTACCCTGCTTAATCTGTTGATTCTGGTGTTTTGCTCCATGTGGGCGGGACTGGCGACGAGCTTTGAGAGTCTTCTTGCTGCTAGGTTCTTTATgggagttggtgttgggcCGGCTGATACGA TTGCGCCGAATGTGATTGGGGAGATATACTTTACGCATCAGAGGGGAAAGGCTATG GGCTTCTACACGGTATTTCTCTGCGTGGGATCGCTAGTTGGAGGGATATCAGGCGGTTATATCGCCAGTCACGGCCTCGAATGGCTGCACTGGGTGAACGTCATCATCTGCGCGATTCTCTTCGTGGTCTGCCTGATCTTCGTCCCCGAAACGCTCTACAAGCGCGACGAGCCATCTCCTGTCATCAACGACGAGAAATTGAAAGAAGGTGCAGAGACATCGCAGATCGAAGAAATTACCAACCCATCCCAGCACCAGTACCACGACTTCACATTCCTCCGCTCGCTAAAGCTCTACACGTATCACGGAAACCTGCTGAAGAACTTCGCTGCGCCATGGCTCACTTTACGCCTCCCAGGCGTCTGGCTCGTGATGCTCTGGTACGCCGGgctcgtcggcggcgtcgtCACCCTCAGCACCGTCGGCCCAACCATCGTCGCCTACCCGCCATACAACTGGGGCAAGAACGCCGGGCTGATCAACGTCGGCGGTGTGATCGGCTCGTTCCTGGGCGCAGTTGTCACAGGCATGCTGGCTGATCGAGCGATCGTCACCAAGAAGACGCTTAAAGACGGGGAGCTCACAGAGCCGGAAGCGCGTTTGGTTGTTGCGTTACCGGGACTGATACTTGCAACGACGGGTCTATGGACGTTTGGATTCTGTGCCGAGAATGGAAGTCCCAGCATGTGGATTGGGATGCAGTTTGGAATTGGCATGTTGGCGTTTGGACTGATGCAGGCGCCGTCGGTTGGGTTTAACTAC GTGATCGACTCGTACCGCAATCTATCAGCAGACTGTTTCGTTGCGATTACCTGCATGAGAGCGGTGGTTAGCTTTGCGTGGACGTTCTTTGTGGGCACGTGGGTGGAAAAGGCTGGGCCGGCGGTGCCGTTTGGGGTGTTTGGTGGCATGATGGGGTTTTTTACGCTGTTGCTGATTCCGCAGTGGCTgtgggggaagaggacgCGGATTGCAACGGCGAAGTGGGTAGCTTAG
- a CDS encoding putative inositol phospholipid biosynthesis protein Scs3 (COG:I;~EggNog:ENOG410PN56;~InterPro:IPR019388;~PFAM:PF10261;~TransMembrane:6 (i28-46o76-98i110-129o196-215i248-272o278-294i);~go_component: GO:0005789 - endoplasmic reticulum membrane [Evidence IEA];~go_process: GO:0019915 - lipid storage [Evidence IEA]): MPPPSTTSTPTPPSSSYLSHISRPPPGAVLLLYPATLVLGSLFSVLSPTAHQPADPATAQSKPINYFARKNNIFNIYFVKIGWIWFTLAFASLLAAYPPSAARGKRQAQALLRYALATAVWYATTQWFFGPAIIDRSFVVTGGKCETVLAGLRERRDEKGVLGATADEPLGVYLTAAACKAAGGSWRGGHDVSGHVFMLVLVTAVLGFEAVGVLAQAQQAQGEGEGQNTDKIEGDGSETGSGNGVRTWILRFVGAIVGLGYWMLLMTAIWFHTWLEKANGLLISLAAVYTIYILPRRVIPWRNVVGLPGA, from the exons ATGCCACCCccttccacaacctcaacaccaacaccaccatcctcatcataCCTCTCGCACATCTCACGCCCACCCCCCGGCGCAGTCCTGCTCCTCTACCCAGCGACTCTCGTCCTCGgctctctcttctctgtcCTTTCTCCGACCGCACACCAACCCGCCGACCCCGCGACCGCCCAATCCAAACCAATAAACTACTTCGCCCGCAAAaacaacatcttcaacatctACTTCGTCAAAAtcggctggatctggttCACGCTCGCCTTCGCCTCGCTCCTCGCCGCATACCCTCCCTCTGCCGCGCGCGGGAAGCGCCAAGCCCAGGCACTGCTGCGCTACGCGCTCGCAACGGCCGTCTGGTACGCGACGACGCAGTGGTTCTTTGGACCGGCCATCATCGATCGCAGCTTTGTGGTTACCGGTGGGAAATGCGAGACCGTGCTTGCGGGGCTGCGTGAGAGGAGGGATGAGAAGGGGGTTCTTGGTGCGACTGCGGACGAGCCGCTTGGGGTTTATTTGACGGCTGCTGCTTGTAAGGCTGCTGGTGGGTCTTGGAGGGGTGGACATGATGTTAGTGGGCATGTGTTTATGCTTGTGCTTGTTACCGCGGTGTTGGGGTTTGAAGCCGTGGGGGTGTtggcgcaggcgcagcaggcACAAGGTGAAGGCGAAGGTCAGAATACGGACAAGATTGAAGGTGACGGCTCTGAGACTGGGAGTGGGAATGGTGTGAGGACTTGGATACTGCGGTTTGTGGGTGCGATTGTTGGCCTGGGGTATTGGATGCTGCTGATGACCGCTATTTGGTTTCATACGTGGTTGGAGAAG GCGAATGGTCTGCTTATTTCCCTTGCTGCGGTATACACCATCTACATCCTTCCGCGACGGGTCATTCCGTGGAGGAACGTGGTTGGCCTGCCAGGCGCATAG
- a CDS encoding uncharacterized protein (COG:S;~EggNog:ENOG410PJIJ) has protein sequence MSGGGHYDFTTTTPAIQNTMQTLRTARYTSFKISKLAVFHPYQRYRFIMSQSSSTLSTFQSALETLYGPLALSSLPNPSSWTPPQSSGGHKGRYLWTDAFEVLSLLTLHTEVNRNPATKDAAGYTYLTLASRLVEAVHNTLGYTRDGSRRLSGASDSNPLGGGLRIGKMEEFGSDGDGQYHHYLTLWMFALNRMSVATGDPKYNEQGIALAKAIHGAFFMNRASERARMVWKMDMELNKALVGSEGNLDPIDGFVVFRLLQAAAGARGGDGEVLKEEIEDYARVMRRKGEHFVSADPLDLGMTLWTAHWFVHEEWAAKLGERCFEQICMSSIHSICPAVRR, from the coding sequence ATGTCAGGTGGCGGTCATTATGacttcaccaccaccaccccagctATACAGAACACCATGCAGACACTCCGAACAGCCAGGTATACATCCTTCAAGATATCCAAATTAGCAGTATTCCATCCATACCAACGATACCGATTCATCATGTCCCAGTCCTCATCAACCCTAAGCACCTTCCAATCCGCCCTCGAAACCCTCTACGGccctctcgccctctcctccctccccaacCCTTCGTCCTGGACACCCCCGCAAAGCTCCGGCGGACATAAAGGCCGCTACCTCTGGACAGACGCCTTCGAGGTCCTCTCCCTGCTAACCCTACACACCGAGGTAAACCGGAATCCAGCGACCAAGGACGCCGCAGGGTATACATATCTAACACTCGCCTCGCGACTCGTCGAGGCAGTGCATAACACGCTGGGCTACACGCGCGATGGCTCCCGGCGTCTCAGCGGTGCCTCAGACTCAAACCCGCTGGGCGGGGGACTCAGGATCGGGAAAATGGAGGAGTTTGGCAGCGACGGAGACGGGCAGTACCACCATTACCTGACGCTGTGGATGTTTGCGCTGAACCGGATGAGTGTTGCGACTGGGGACCCGAAGTATAATGAGCAGGGCATTGCGCTGGCAAAGGCGATCCATGGCGCGTTCTTCATGAATCGTGCTTCGGAGCGCGCAAGGATGGTCTGGAAGATGGATATGGAGTTGAATAAGGCGCTTGTTGGCAGTGAGGGGAATCTGGACCCGATTGATGGGTTTGTGGTGTTTAGGCTTTTGCAGGCTGCTGCGGGTGCACggggtggagatggggaggtgTTGAAAGAGGAAATTGAGGACTATGCGCGTGTTATGAGGCGTAAGGGAGAGCATTTTGTTTCTGCGGACCCGTTGGATCTGGGGATGACGCTGTGGACTGCGCATTGGTTTGTTCATGAGGAGTGGGCGGCGAAATTGGGAGAGAGGTGTTTTGAGCAGATCTGTATGTCCAGCATTCACTCCATATGTCCAGCTGTGCGGCGTTAA
- a CDS encoding putative erythromycin esterase (COG:S;~EggNog:ENOG410PKEC;~InterPro:IPR014622,IPR007815;~PFAM:PF05139;~go_process: GO:0046677 - response to antibiotic [Evidence IEA]), producing the protein MSDLQALFRSAIRPLPPIQDPSFSANFDTYASSNRLILLGDGSHGTSEFYSARAEITKRLITTHGFTMIALEADWPDAEALDRYVRQRPGPKAKISAGHSDRTEEGEAFQRFPTWMWRNSEMQDLVEWVRDWNAHREMKERVGFYGMDLYSLGASMKAIIGYLEHVDPAMAKEARRRYGCLAPYAAEPQEYGLDALRGMQDCEGKVVGMLRDLLEKRLEYAERPGNGEEFHSSEQNAYVVRDAERYYKAMYYSSAGSWTLRDSHMVDTLKRLMRYKPAGSKAVVWAHNSHCGDARHTAMGIRRKEVNIGQLCRETFGEENVALLGCGTHTGTVAAAAGWGDDMQVMDIKPSMRESWERVAHDTGVESFLLDLRQDKMSREVRDALAEEYRRLQRFIGVIYRPDTERVSHYSAADLVNQFDGYIWFDTTHAVKPLETVQPKTPLGREETYPFGL; encoded by the coding sequence ATGTCCGACCTCCAAGCCCTATTCCGCAGCGCCATCCGCCCTCTCCCCCCAATACAAGAcccctccttcagcgccaACTTCGACACATACGCCTCCTCCAAccgcctcatcctcctcggcgaCGGCAGCCACGGCACATCCGAATTCTACTCCGCGCGCGCCGAGATCACAAAACGCCTCATCACCACACACGGGTTCACGATGATCGCCCTCGAAGCCGACTGGCCCGACGCCGAAGCGCTAGACCGATACGTGCGGCAACGCCCCGGCCCCAAGGCCAAGATCAGCGCGGGCCACAGCGATCGCaccgaagaaggcgaggcaTTCCAGCGGTTCCCGACGTGGATGTGGCGCAATTCCGAGATGCAGGATCTTGTGGAGTGGGTGCGGGACTGGAACGCGCACcgcgagatgaaggagcgcgTGGGCTTTTACGGGATGGATCTGTATAGCCTGGGGGCGTCGATGAAGGCGATTATAGGGTATTTGGAGCATGTGGATCCCGcgatggcgaaggaggcTAGGAGGCGGTATGGGTGTCTTGCGCCGTATGCGGCGGAGCCGCAGGAGTATGGGCTTGATGCGCTGCGCGGGATGCAAGATTGCGAGGGGAAGGTTGTTGGCATGCTGAGGGATTTGCTGGAGAAAAGGCTGGAGTATGCGGAGCGGCCGGGGAATGGGGAGGAGTTCCACAGCAGCGAGCAGAATGCGTATGTGGTGCGGGACGCGGAGAGGTACTACAAGGCGATGTACTACTCGAGTGCAGGCAGTTGGACGCTGCGGGACTCGCATATGGTTGATACGTTGAAGAGGCTGATGCGGTATAAGCCGGCGGGGAGTAAGGCGGTTGTGTGGGCGCACAACTCGCATTGTGGGGATGCGCGGCATACGGCAATGGGGATTCGGAGGAAAGAAGTGAATATCGGACAGCTCTGTCGGGAGACGTTTGGGGAGGAGAATGTGGCACTTTTAGGGTGTGGGACGCATACGGGGactgttgctgcggcggcgggatGGGGGGACGATATGCAGGTTATGGATATCAAGCCGTCGATGAGAGAGAGTTGGGAGCGAGTTGCGCATGATACAGGAGTCGAAAGCTTTCTGCTGGATCTGAGACAGGACAAGATGTCTCGCGAGGTCCGAGatgcgctggcggaggagtaTAGGAGGCTGCAGCGGTTCATCGGCGTCATCTACCGGCCTGATACCGAGCGCGTCTCGCACTATTCAGCGGCCGACTTGGTGAACCAGTTTGACGGATACATCTGGTTTGATACCACGCATGCTGTAAAGCCATTGGAGACTGTGCAGCCAAAGACGCCGCTGGGCAGGGAAGAAACATATCCTTTTGGGCTGTAA